One window of Candidatus Sysuiplasma jiujiangense genomic DNA carries:
- a CDS encoding MFS transporter → MTENKGVKNDEIADRDEILNKINQARTSGFHLKTWLLAGMGFFTDAYDLFIIGVVLGLLPLAGWAKLTTAQSSLIASTALIAAVVGALVFGRLLDRFGRKAVYGLELVLLVFGALGSAFLTPVNGVAILIAWRFLLGIGIGGDYATSSTIMAEYSNTKKRGMLVGMVFSMQSLGLLAGPIVTLGLLLGGVPPAIAWKVLLALGAVPAAAVIYYRRKMPETPKYTVGVKGNAQKAARDLKNYAGIGGVSASTASDSNVPVVKTKWYYLFTDFRLLALVIGTAGSWFLMDWALYGNSIMSSSMLGFLVPSSVTGIHHLIMTTELSALIFGVAAFPGYWIATFTLDRIGRKPIQMIGFAAMTVSFGLLAFVPGLISVAQIVPFLALYGISYFFIEFGPNVTTFVYPPEVFPVSTRGLGSGMAAAGGKTGAFLGTLLNLGIVAAFGENGLFLLLAFFSAVGLVLTFALLPEPKLKVLEDISGESRYLVSNSKIND, encoded by the coding sequence ATGACCGAAAATAAAGGCGTCAAAAATGATGAAATTGCAGATAGAGACGAGATACTCAACAAGATTAACCAGGCACGAACTTCAGGATTTCATCTGAAGACATGGCTTCTTGCAGGAATGGGATTTTTCACTGATGCTTATGATTTGTTTATCATAGGTGTTGTGCTCGGTCTCCTGCCCCTGGCAGGCTGGGCAAAGCTGACTACGGCCCAGAGTTCGCTTATCGCTTCAACGGCACTAATAGCCGCTGTTGTTGGTGCACTCGTATTCGGCCGTCTTCTTGACCGTTTTGGAAGAAAGGCCGTTTATGGCCTTGAACTGGTGCTGCTTGTATTTGGCGCTCTCGGGAGCGCCTTTCTCACTCCCGTCAACGGTGTAGCCATACTGATAGCATGGAGATTCCTCCTGGGCATTGGCATAGGAGGGGATTATGCCACGAGTTCCACCATCATGGCAGAATATTCCAACACCAAAAAACGTGGAATGCTCGTCGGAATGGTTTTTTCAATGCAGAGCCTGGGACTGCTGGCGGGCCCGATTGTTACCCTCGGTCTCCTTCTCGGAGGTGTGCCGCCTGCGATCGCGTGGAAGGTACTTCTTGCCCTTGGCGCTGTGCCGGCGGCTGCCGTAATTTACTACAGGAGAAAGATGCCTGAGACGCCAAAATATACGGTGGGGGTAAAGGGAAATGCGCAGAAAGCTGCCAGGGACCTGAAAAATTACGCAGGTATTGGCGGCGTGAGTGCGAGTACAGCATCGGACAGCAACGTTCCTGTAGTGAAGACAAAGTGGTATTATCTGTTTACTGATTTCAGGCTTCTGGCACTGGTCATAGGGACCGCAGGCTCATGGTTTCTGATGGACTGGGCACTCTACGGGAATTCGATAATGTCGAGTTCCATGCTTGGTTTCCTTGTCCCCAGCAGCGTTACCGGCATCCATCACCTCATAATGACGACCGAACTTTCAGCACTGATATTCGGCGTTGCTGCGTTTCCGGGTTACTGGATCGCGACATTTACACTGGATCGCATCGGCAGGAAACCGATACAAATGATAGGATTCGCCGCAATGACGGTATCATTCGGCCTGCTTGCCTTTGTTCCTGGTCTGATATCTGTGGCCCAGATAGTGCCGTTCCTTGCGTTATACGGCATAAGCTACTTCTTCATAGAATTCGGACCCAATGTCACAACCTTTGTCTATCCACCGGAGGTATTCCCTGTGTCGACAAGGGGACTGGGATCGGGTATGGCGGCTGCGGGTGGAAAAACTGGCGCGTTCCTCGGCACTCTTCTGAATTTGGGGATAGTGGCTGCCTTTGGAGAAAACGGTCTGTTTCTTCTGCTCGCGTTTTTCTCTGCTGTTGGTCTGGTTCTGACATTCGCATTACTCCCTGAGCCGAAGCTGAAGGTTCTCGAAGATATTTCTGGGGAATCCAGGTACCTCGTCTCCAATAGCAAGATTAACGACTGA
- a CDS encoding phosphate uptake regulator PhoU, which yields MVKERIRQFTRIVTGVEIIEETANTIVIKDLTDPAELSQEKGVRRLHLIVPSMHSDVMISPQKKDQSLTEDVINRDSDADRIYWLIMKEHNVLAKNFMMAEKLQISPEESSSYFQMVRYLERIGDHAVQIARSVILLKDYSVPKDIMAHLKSAHEHDQNDGRCCGHILQKGCI from the coding sequence GTGGTCAAGGAGAGGATAAGGCAGTTCACAAGGATAGTAACGGGCGTGGAGATAATCGAGGAAACAGCGAACACAATAGTCATAAAGGATCTCACTGATCCGGCAGAACTTTCCCAGGAAAAAGGTGTCAGGAGACTCCATCTGATCGTTCCTTCGATGCATTCAGACGTCATGATTTCCCCGCAGAAAAAAGATCAGAGCCTCACGGAAGATGTCATAAACAGAGACTCTGACGCGGATAGAATATACTGGTTGATCATGAAAGAGCACAACGTTCTGGCAAAAAATTTCATGATGGCAGAAAAGCTGCAAATAAGCCCAGAAGAAAGCTCATCATATTTTCAGATGGTGCGGTATCTTGAGAGAATAGGAGATCACGCAGTACAGATAGCCAGATCGGTTATACTGCTCAAAGATTACAGCGTGCCGAAAGACATCATGGCGCACCTTAAGTCGGCACATGAACACGATCAGAATGATGGACGATGCTGTGGGCACATTCTTCAAAAGGGGTGTATCTGA
- a CDS encoding transposase, with the protein MIELRRVSPWKTSQFCRFCGKWDRRSRGGKVFMCVHCGHTDDADMNGVQNIRLLGLAGVYSLRSLPNKFTGRNICL; encoded by the coding sequence ATGATTGAACTGAGACGTGTGTCTCCCTGGAAGACATCGCAGTTCTGCCGGTTCTGCGGCAAGTGGGACAGGCGAAGCCGCGGCGGCAAGGTGTTCATGTGCGTCCACTGTGGACACACGGACGACGCCGACATGAATGGTGTGCAGAACATCAGGCTGCTGGGGCTGGCGGGAGTCTATAGTCTCCGTTCGCTTCCAAATAAATTTACAGGCAGGAATATCTGTCTATGA
- a CDS encoding transposase — protein MFDRFRDSLHSYSAFPKCQWRRLRTSNMLERINLELKRRTRKIGALPNDRSLLRLAVSILMDIDEEWQTGRKYLNVEAME, from the coding sequence ATGTTCGACCGCTTTCGGGACTCGCTTCACAGCTACTCTGCATTTCCGAAGTGCCAGTGGAGAAGGCTGCGCACATCGAACATGCTCGAACGCATTAACCTGGAGCTGAAGAGAAGGACACGCAAGATCGGAGCACTTCCCAATGACAGGTCGTTACTCCGTCTTGCAGTGTCCATTCTCATGGACATAGACGAGGAATGGCAGACCGGAAGAAAGTACTTGAACGTAGAGGCTATGGAGTGA
- a CDS encoding helix-turn-helix domain-containing protein — translation MVRNKMGCLEATIELERSDCVVTNLISSKLSGAEVSRLSIGREVSLHRVISENVLDIITQLRQVSESVRKVGSDALWVESKSCSACRFLSDKGIPVVSSKTVDEKHVQYRVLLQSKRSVQHLLEMMEKGGLRPRLVEVVNNELYELTEREKEVLLFAFNHGYFDSERQSSLTDLAQSLRVSPSSLSDVMRRGLKKIVAEYLKK, via the coding sequence ATGGTGAGGAATAAAATGGGATGTCTCGAAGCAACCATCGAACTTGAGAGATCAGACTGTGTTGTCACAAATTTGATATCTTCAAAACTTTCCGGAGCAGAAGTAAGCAGGCTGTCAATCGGAAGGGAAGTAAGCCTCCACCGTGTGATATCAGAAAATGTACTGGACATAATAACACAGTTGAGACAGGTATCAGAAAGCGTGAGAAAAGTTGGCAGCGATGCCCTTTGGGTTGAAAGCAAAAGTTGTTCGGCCTGCAGGTTTCTTTCTGATAAAGGAATTCCTGTGGTTTCGAGTAAAACGGTGGATGAAAAGCACGTACAATACAGGGTGCTTTTGCAGTCAAAGAGATCAGTTCAGCACCTTCTGGAAATGATGGAGAAGGGTGGATTGAGGCCAAGGCTTGTCGAGGTCGTCAACAACGAGCTCTATGAGTTGACTGAAAGGGAGAAGGAGGTTTTGCTTTTTGCATTTAACCATGGCTATTTCGACAGCGAGAGGCAATCCAGTCTTACAGATCTGGCACAGAGTCTCAGGGTGTCTCCATCGAGTCTCTCCGATGTGATGAGAAGGGGATTGAAAAAGATCGTCGCAGAGTATTTAAAGAAATGA